Below is a genomic region from Cyanobacterium sp. T60_A2020_053.
ACAATAAATGATTGATAATTTTAATCTGTTGTTCCCTTGATGTGATGGGACATTATTTTCACTCAATTAATGGTATCAAAAAAAAAAGAAAATGGCTCTATGACTTTGAGTACGATAAATTATTTGTTGGTTTTAGGTGTCAGGTGTCGGGTGTTAGGTGTTAGGTTAAAAAATTGACAAAAAACTTATGTTTATTGAACTTTCCCTAATTAAGTTTGTTATTTGTCAACATAGCAAATATGTTAAGCTAATATCAAAGCTAATTAGCTTAATTTAATCACTTTTTGATTTGTTTGTTTTGAGTGATTAAAAACCCTATTCCTAACATCGCAATACTTGTTATGTTTAAACCTATTTCTGACCTAGTAAAATCTCTCAACAAAGACTCAGGAGAGTTATTGGCAAATCGCTATAAGATAGGCAGTATGGTAGGGAGGGGCGCTATGGGTCAAGTATATAAAGCAGAAGACCAAAATTTCAATGGCACTATAGTAGCAGTTAAATTTCTCTCTCAAGCCCTCTTAGATGATAAAATGCGCGAACGTTTCCAGCGAGAGGCAAGAATCAGCGCCCTCCTCGGTGAGCAAAGTCCCCACATTGTGAGAGTAAAAGATTATGGTTTAGATCAAAGTCAAGTACCTTTCTATGTCATGGAATATTTGGAAGGATATGATTTAGACCAATTAATCAAAAATAAACCTCTTTCCTTAGCTAAATTTTTATCTTTAACACGACAAATTTGTTTAGGTTTGGAGTGCGCTCATAATGGCATTTTAGTCAATAATGAATTAGCGCCCATCATCCATCGAGACATCAAACCAAGTAATATTTTCCTCGCCAAAGACCCTCAAATAACTCATTTTGTCAAAATACTTGATTTTGGTATCGCTCAAATTCACAACCCAGAAGAAACACAAAGTCAAAAAAGTTTTATGGGCACACCGCAATATTGTTCTCCTGAACAAATGGCAGAAGATGAGTTAAAACCCACTTCCGATATTTATAGTTTAGGGGTGTTGATGTATGAAATGTTGACCCAAACAACTCCCATCGAATCGGAAGCCCATAACTTTCAAGCATGGTATCGGGCGCATAACGAATTTACCCCCAAAAAGTTACCCAGTTACTTAGAATTACCTCAAGATTTATCCACGATGATTATGGCTTGTTTGGAAAAAAAGCCTCAAAATAGACCTCAAAATATTGGAGAAATATTACGTCTAATTACTGCCTTAGACAGAGAGTTTAATCAATCAAAAAATACACAAACAAATAAAATATTATCTCCTTTAGAAACTATTTATAATCAGAGTAAATGGCCCGATGATAAACCACAGAAAAAAATTGTTTTTCCTACCATTACCGAAGCACAAGAGGGAAATTTTGCTAGTCTTTGGACAATGTTAGAAACCCAAGAAGTTAATATATTTCAAGAAAAATCAACCTTTTGTTTTACTCATTTTATGTGTCAGGAAAATCCTCATCCGATGATTCTATGGGTTAATCTACTGTATAATCGTCAATATGAACCAAAATGGTTGCCTTGTTATTTAGATATAAAAACTGATTTAGGTTATCAAATTGCTACTACTTTAGTTAATCAAAAAAGATACGATATTCTATTATTTGAGTTAGGAAGAATCAATCGATATAAAGAAAAATTACCGATAAAAATTAGTGCAGAAAAGTTAAAACAATTACAAGGGTTTTTGTTAAAAACTTCTTCTTGGCAAGGGAAAAAACAACCCGATGCCAGTAAAATTCTTTTGAAAAAGCAATTTGAATCAGTTAAAACTACTATTCTTTCTGCGGTGTCTCGTCGTAAGTTCCATTAGTTGACACTCCCACAATTAGGATTTTTGCACGAGAACTTTTCTTTGCAATTGACCCACCGTGTAATGAATTACACGGAACCAACAGTATCTCGTTCAATGAATTGAACTAAGATTATTTTTAATTGATTTATAAGTGATCGCGCAGCGGCAGCCTTCGGCTGATCAAACGAACTTGATATAACTGTTGATTTGGAAGAAGGAAATACAGTATTTAAGGATTTCACCTGACACCTGAAGCCTGACACCTGAAGCCTGACACCTCTCCTCACCAAAATACTTTTTCAGCAGACCCTAATTAAGGAAATTTCGCTCCACAAAGTTAGTATAAACATTCCCCGCCAAAAACTCAGGATGATCTAAAATCTGACGATGAAAATCAATGGTGGTAGGTACACCAGTAATAGCGCACTCCCTCAGCGCCCGTTTCATACGTTTAATAGCTGTTTCTCTGTCTTTACCCCAAACAATCAATTTGCCGATGAGAGAGTCATAATAAGGGGGGATTTCGTAGTCAGGATAAACAAATGAATCCATGCGCACTCCCGGACCGCCGGGGGGTAAATAAGCGATAATTTTGCCCGGATGAGGTCGAAAATCATGGTTTGGATCTTCGGCATTAATACGACATTCAATAGCATGACCTCTTAATTCTACGTCTTGTTGACGAAAAGATAAACGTTCTCCTTGCGCAATGGTGATTTGTTCTCGAATTAAGTCTAATCCCGTAATCATTTCCGTGACGGGATGCTCTACTTGGATACGGGTATTCATTTCCATGAAGTAGAAGTTATTGTATTTATCCACCAAAAATTCTACCGTACCAGCGCCCACATAATTGATTGATTTAGCCGCTTTCACTGCAGCATTACCCATTTTTTGTCTTAATTTGGGATTGAGAACGGCGGAGGGCGCTTCCTCCAATAATTTCTGATGTCTGCGCTGAATCGAACAATCCCTTTCCCCTAGATGAACCACATTACCATAACTATCCGCCAGAATTTGAAACTCAATATGGCGCGGTAACTCGATAAATTTCTCTAAATAAACTCCCCCGTTACCAAAAGCAGCCTCTGCTTCCCCTTGCGCGGCATTAAATAACCTGACTAAATCAGCTTCTTGTTTCACGAGGCGCATTCCTCTACCCCCTCCCCCAGCCGTGGCTTTGATAATGACGGGGTAGCCAATTTCTGCCGCTACTCTGAGGGCTTCCTGTGCATCGGTTAGTAAGCCTTTACTACCGGGAATGGTGGGAACTCCGGCTTGTTGCATGGTTTTTTTTGCGGTGGATTTGTCTCCCATGGCAATAATGGATTCAGGACGAGGACCAATAAAATGGAGTTGGTGATCTGCACAAATTTGGGCAAAACGAGCATTTTCAGCGAGGAAACCATAGCCGGGATGGATAGCTTCAGCGCCCCTCGTCAAGGCAGCAGAAATAATGTTGGGGATATTGAGATAACTTTTATTACTAGACGGTGGCCCGATACATACGCTTTCATCTGCTAATTTAACATGGAGAGAATGGCGGTCGATGGTGGAATGTACTGCCACGGTAGCTATGCCCATTTCTTCACAACTGTGAATAATTCGTAAGGCGATTTCGCCTCGATTAGCAATGAGGATTTTTGAAAACGACATTTATATCAGGGTCTTTAATCTAATAACCTTTGTATCTTACGACTTTTTGGCAATTCTGCAAAGGCTGTTTTCACTCATGAGAAGAGGAAGTAAGAATTAAGAATTATGAATTATGAATTATGAATTATGAATTTCCTTTGCCCCTTGCCCCTTGCCCTTTGCCCTTTTAACCCATTATCAATTAATTTAAAGACCTTTTCTGTCTGACTTGACAAGGGCTACCCCACGCTATGACTTCATGGGGAATATTTTTTAATACCGTACTTCTTGCCCCAATTACAGTATTAGCACCAATTTTGACACCCGGGGCGATAAAACAATCACTGGCTACCCAGACACCGTTACCAATGGCGATGGGCGCTGTGGTTAAACTAAAGTGAATATCGTTAATGTCATGGCTTCCTGTGCAGAGATAGCTATTTTGAGAAATAACGCTATGACAACCGATTTTGATTTCATTTAAGCTATACAAATAGACGTTATCGCCAATCCAACTGTAATCGCCTATTTCGACTTTCCACGGGAAAAGGATACGGGCGCTGGGGCGTATCACTACTCCTTGCCCAATTTTTGCTCCAAATAATTTTAATAATCCTCTTCTAATGCCATAAAAGTTATGGGGAGTAAGGGGAAACACAATACCTTCAATTAACCACCATAAAAATATAAACCACTGAGGGCGCCCACGGTCAAAATTTGGCTGTCGATATTGGCTCAAATTAATATATGGTTTGGCATCTAAAATTGGTTCGGCAGAATCGCTCAGATTTTCAGACATGGTAATTAAAGTTTGATGACAAAGTGTAGTCGTGAGGGAAAAGGGCAAAGTGAAAAGGGCAAGAGGCAAAGGGAAGAAAAAATTTAGAATTTAGAATTTAGAAAACAATTAGGGTCTGCTGAATAAATCAAAACCCTTATTAAACAAAGGTTTAAAGTCTATTCTACATAACAAAAAGTGTCATAAATTGACTTTTTTCTCTAAAAATACTGTACTTTTTCTATCCCAACCAAAAATTCTACATTCTTCATTCTTCATTCCTTCCATTATCCATTGTCAATTGTCAACTTGCCTTCACCGTTACCCCATGAAAAAACATTTATTCTACACCAATTTCATTGGTACGTTTGTATTGACGATACGCCGCCACAAATAATCCCATCAGGGTGACAGGAATTAAACCTAAAACAATACCGAGTAATAAAGGCTCAATCATTTTGTTATTAATTATTTAATAGTTGATTATCTTTGTTAGGTTAACATCTTACCAGATTTGTTCACGCTACTGAGAACGAGGACACAAAATCTCTCAATGAAAGGGAGTTTTTTGCAAAGTCTGCATCAAAATTGATTTATAAGGTGTCAGGTATCAGGTCGCAGGTATTAGGTTAAATTCAAACTGTTGATTTATAGTAATTATATTTTTAAAAGACTCAAAGTCATACTGACTTTGTTAAAATTCTCTATCAATTGTCCATTATCAATTGTCAATTATCCATTACTCTCACGACACTAAGTTTTTATCAACAAAATATAGAAAAGATTGCTATTTTTAGTTTTTATTAATTTTTGTCAAAAAGTCTTCTGTTAACTTAACAAAGGCTTTCGAGGCTGAGGTGGAGGGCGCTGATAACACGACAGGGGTAAACATATCTACGGCTTTAGCGACATTAACATCCATGGGAATGTCGGTGGCAAAAATTTTATTTTGAGTAAAATCTTGTTCAACTCTCTTTTTAACTTGGGAGTAATAACGATCTGATCTACCGAATAGTCCTGTTTCTGATAAAACAAAAACAATACCTAATAATTCTAAACTGAGAGGGTCTCTTTCTTCATGACTTTTTTTCAAGTTCTTAATACGGCGCTCTAATAGCTGAATCCCAACGAGAGAGAGTGGTTCGGGGCGCGCTGGTAACAAGTAAAAATCGCTGGCGGCAAGGGCGCTACGGGTTAAAAGATTATAACCGGGGGCACAATCCATAATGATAAAGTCATATTCTTCTACGACTGGGTGAATAATCGTATCAATTAAAACCCGTTCAAAATTATTCCAAACTCGCTCGAAGTGATCAGTTTTTCCTGCCTCTACTGCTTCTTTATGTAGCATTTCCGATACCAAGAACTCGTCATATAGTTCAATGTCACCCGGTAATAATTCTAGGGTATCAACTTCACACACTGATTTAGTGATAATATCCTGAACGGTTAATTTGGCATAGGGATTCGGCTGAATTACCCCATCTATTAGGTAACTGAGGGTTTTTCTTTTTTTGCGTAGCTGTCCAAATTCTTGGGGAGGTAATAAGCTGAGAGTGGCGCTGATTTGTGAATCTAGGTCTAAAACAAGAACTTTTTTCTTAAAATTATTGGCTAAACAAGTGGCGAGGTTAACCGTTAAAGTTGTTTTACCTACTCCCCCTTTCATATTTACTGTGCTGATAATGTAACCCATAAAACTCAGAGAAATACTATTGCTAACTAATCTTATGACATAACAGTTCATCTTCTGCACTTTCTGAGAAAATCTATAATCTATTGAAAGGTTGCTGAAAAGTATTGTGGGTCTTGCTAAGGAAACGGAAGACAAAGGGAGATGATTAATTATCCATTATCTCCACGATTCCACTTCTCCATCAAACCCTAATTATTTTTTCAGCGCCCTCCCCGTTTATTTTCATCAAAATATGGGCATCATGATAAGTAAAAAAATAATCAAATCTTAAAAAAACATTAAGAAAAATAAAGAACCGAATTTATAGCGTTCGGTAATTACTGAAAAGATAGCCTTTTATACTAACTCAAAATGAGTCATCATATATAATAACAGTTAAGAAATCGTCATATTTTGAGGCGGACTCCATTGTAAACGACAGAAAGGACGTTAATTTATAAAAAAACTAACAAATGTGAACTTTTTTTAATCAGTTGCCGTCTATAAAGTCAGTAAAATAAAGAGGATAGCCAAAAGAGAAGTCCCAAAGACTTCTGACCGATATAAGAATTGTTATCCAGTAACAATCTTATCACAAAAAAAACGCGCTTGAAGTTAGGAGAAGATTAGCCCTATGCCCACCGCAAAAGTTAATGCAATGGACAAGAAAAAAGTTAACACCGTTGATATGGTGCGGACTTATTTACAAGAAATTGGCAAAGTACCCCTTTTAAGTCATGAGCAGGAAATTGTCTTCGGCAAACAGGTGCAGATGATGATGTCTTTGTATGGTGAGAAAGAAAGTCTTGCTGAAAAGTTAGATAGAGAGCCGACTTGGGAGGAGTGGGCAGAGGTTGTCAATCAAACTCCTGCGGACTTGAAAAAGTTAATTTATCAGGGTAAACGCGCCAAACAAAAAATGATTGAGGCGAATTTGCGTCTGGTGGTTGCCATCGCTAAAAAGTATCAAAAGCGCAATATGGAATTTTTGGATTTGATCCAAGAAGGTAGTCTTGGTTTGGAAAGAGGGGTAGAAAAATTTGATCCTACTAAGGGTTTTAAGTTTTCTACTTACGCTTATTGGTGGATTCGTCAAGCCATTACCCGTGCGATTGCCCAACAAGCGAGAACTATTCGCCTACCTATTCATATTACTGAAAAATTAAATAAAATTAAGAAAACTCAACGGGAGTTATCTCAAAAGTTGGGTAGAAGCCCCAATCAAGCTGAAATAGCAAGGGCGCTGGATTTAGAACCTGCTCAAATTCGTGAGTATTTCAGTATTGCCCGTCAACCTATTTCCCTTGATGTAAAAGTGGGGGATAATCAGGATACAGAATTATCTGAGTTGTTGGAAGATGAGGGTTTATCTCCTGATAAATATATTACTCAGGAATCTATGCGCCATGATCTACACCGTTTGTTGGATGAGTTAACACCCCAACAGCAGGAAGTGGTAAAACTTCGTTTCGGTTTAGATGATGGCAGGGAGCTATCTCTTGCTAAAATTGGTCAGAGAATGAGTATTAGTAGAGAAAGGGTAAGACAGTTAGAGCAACAAGCATTGGCTCACTTGCGCAAAAAGCGCGGTAGTGTGAAGGAATATATCGTTACTGCTTAGTTTTATCTATTCTTCCATATCAGCCCTTCTCCTTTGGGAGCAGGGCGTTTTCATTCTCAAAAATGTTAGTTTCTCAAACTAGCCAATAATCTGAAATTCAGAGGTTTTTAACTACTAATAAATCAATTAATAGTAAAAAATCCTCCTGTCTCCCTGTCAACCTGTCTTCTTGTCAAAAACAAATCAATTTTGATCCTGACTTTGAAAACGCCCTGCTTTGGGAGGGGGTTTTTGTTTGCTTGACCACTGCCCGTGAATGCTCACAAAATAGGGTATTATGTAGCTAAGGAGGGCGCTAGTCCATCTTTCTTGGTTCATTTCTCCTTTGATTAATGCTGTGCCATGGTTAATCATAAATAAAGTTGTACCCACGAATAAAGCGACAGGAATGGCTTTTTTGGCGCACTGAGGGTTAATTAAATCTTTGCCATAGCTGATTATTTGTTGTTTCATATCAAATTAAGGTGGTGCTGACAATTTAGTTTAATTGACTAGAATCGGGCTAGAAGACCGAAATACGGGGAAAAGCAAAACGCTGTGATCTTTATAAACTAGCTGACTACTTTAATTTTTCCACTGCATAATAGATGATTTTTGTCAATTATTAATTTTTCTAATTCCACATCATTGCCTAGATTAATTACAAAATTACTGATGGTTTTATTATTAATTTCCTCAATACCTTCAATATATAAGGAATCAAATAATAACTTTTGGCTGTTATCAATCATTAATTTAGTTTTGATGGTTATTGATTTTTCCTGAGAGGAAGTCTTAATTATGTTACCATTTAAAGTAATGAAATTATGTTCTAGGTTAATATAATTCCACTTAATATTATGATTAAATATTTCTGTTTCTATGATAGCTTCATGTTGTAATAATAATTTAACAAAATCTGTTAAACCTTGTGTTAGAAGATTTGATTTTAAAGATTCCTGTAGGTCTTTTTCATTAAGATTGATTTCTCCTACAATATAAATAGGATGTAATAATTTTAAAGGTTTTCCTCGCAATATACTTCCTAAATTAACTTCAATATTTATAGTATTTAATAGGGCTTGATTAACACAAATTCCTTTATAAATTACTTGTTTGGCTTCAATGGTTACGCTTTTAATTTTTCCTTTTAGTATATCTCGATCTTTTGCTTCAATGTGGATGGAAAAATCTTCTAAAGAATCTAATTGAGACCTTACCCATAGTTTAATGGCTGGGGAAAGAAAACGGGCAATGAGATCGGATTTTTTTTGATGATTACTCATTAAAATAATGATAAAGTTCCTTAATAAATGTAATGGTTTGCCCTCACCCCAACCCCTCTCCCACAGGAGAGGGGCATATTTTTTAAATAATCTGATTAATCATAGCTTGTGCTTGGGCGCTGTAAGTTGAGCCAAAAAGGTTAAAGTGATTGAGGATGTGATAGAGATTATAAATGATTTTGCGCTGTTGATAACCTTGATTTAACGCCCATTGTTGATTATACCCTTGATAAAAAGCCGGGGGAAAACCGCCAAATAATTCTGTCATGGCTATATCTGCTTCTCTGTCTCCATAATAAAAGGCAGGATCGTAAATTAATGGTTCATTTGTACTTAAAAATCCAGCATTTCCTCCCCATAAATCCCCATGTAGTGGGGAAGGTTGGGGTTGATGGGTTGAGAGTTGATTATATACAGCGTTGATAATTTTTTCAGTATTACCAAAACCGGCGCCCTTCACCCTAGCGAGTTTTAATTGATAACCAATTCTTTTTTCGGCAAAAAATTCCGCCCAATTATGATGATAATCGTTAATTTGGGGAGTAGTGCCGATGGTGTTATTTTCCCCCCAGCCAAATTCAGCGCCCTCCACCCGATGCAAAAGTGCTAAATTTTGCCCCATTTTCTGCCACCCTTGACTATTACCTTTAGTCATATCCAACCATTGCAAAATAAGATAACTATGTTTATCGGTAGCACCCCAACAAATGGGTTGTGGTACTTTTATAGTATCGGTGTGATATATTTCTTGTAAAGCAAAGGCTTCCACCCTAAACATATCAACGGCGGAAGGCTGATTTAGTTTGACAAAATAGCTGTTATTCTTGCCCTGTAAACGGTAGGCTTGATTGATACAACCACCACCAACGCTGATGGTTTTTACTAATTCAAAATCAGTATAACGGTGAAGGGCGCTGATAATTTCTGTCCACATGATGAAAAACAAGTTTTAAAAACACATTTATTATAATTCGTAAGGCAAGGGGTTTAAATTCTTGTTGAGAGAAAAGGTAAAATAGTCAAAACTATAATTACCTTCAAAATACTATTTTAAAATCAAATGATGAATGAAAATCCAGCGCCCTCTACCCCATCTCCATTAGAGTATAATTTATCATTAATTTATCTAGGTATATTATCACTAGAAATAGAGACAAGATTAAATGTAATTCCTCAGAATAAAACTGACTTAAATTTTGTCGTTGATAATGTGATTAAACTTTTAAAAAAAAATCAAGAATTACTTTATAGAGTAGTTTCTTTGTGGGAACAAATCGAAACTTTGCAGTCAGATCAAGAATATTATGGCACTATAAAAGATTATATAGAAAACTTTAAAGAATCAGTGGAAAATTACGAAAAATTTAAACTAAATTTACCCTCTGATAAAATCAAAGACATTGCACTTAATACTTTAACAGAATTACTATTTTATAGCGGTATATCAGGAGAAAAGTTATTAAGGAATAAATTAGAAAATCTATTACCACAAGGATAGATGATAAAATAGTTATCTGTAATAATTGATTTATGATGAATTATTTAAGACTACTATATAAATACCAATACCTAAAATTATTCTTAACATTAAATTATTATGTGGTCTAAACTTTTCTTAGGAGTATTTTTTTCTATCTTCTTCGGTATATTTAATCCGGTGAAGGGCGCTGAAACTATCGAAATGACTTACACGCCCTTGAGTTTTTCCCTTGATATTAGTAGTTTAGAAAATTTTGCCAACACAGGAGAAATTAATGCACAATTAAGACAATATACCAAGTCTTTAGACAAGGAAAGTTTAGCAGTTAATCAACTTAGTAATTTGTCGGCGGAGGATTTAACCGCTAGTTATGGCAAAAATCCCCCTGTGGCAATTATTCCCCCTCGTTTAAATCCTCCTGATAGTCAAAGTCAATCTATTATTGACGATATTAAGTCAAAGGGGGTGTTAAAGGTAGCTTTTCCTCAAAATACCCCTCCTTTTGGTTTTGTGGATGGTGAAGGGCGCTGGGGGGGATATTGTGGCTTTTTAACCAGAGAATTTACTACTTATTTACAAGAGAAATTAAACCTTGATTTTGAGCTTAATATTTCTCATTTTCCTGTTAGTAGTACCAGTAATTTTAATTTAGTTAAAAATAATCAAGTTCATTTTGAATGTGGTACAAATGTGATTGATAGTCAACAAGATAAAGTTGCTTTTTCTGTACCTTTTTTTGTTACGGGTAATAAATTTTTAGTATCTAATACTTCTAACCTTAATCCTAATCAATCTCTCAACAATTATAATATTGCTGTGGTTAAAAATTCTCGTCATAATAATTTTATTAGGGCAAAATATCCCCAAGCAAAAACTACTTTTAAAGATTGTATCTTCGCAATTTACCCACCGTGTAATGAATTACACGGCTAATAGCCCAATCGTTCAATAAATTGAACTAAGATTATCTTTAATTAATTTATAAGTGGTCAAACAGACTTGATATATTGACTTTTTTCTCTAAAAATACCGTATTTTTTCTTCCCTATCAAAAATGCTACATTCTAAATTCTCTCCCCTCACCAAAATACTTTTTCAGCAAACCCTACCTAGCAACTTAAATGCAAACTAACCTATAATCACCATAAAATTATGATAATTAATTGAAGATGAATAAAAATCAAATTGCCTTTTTAGGTTTAGGGGTGATGGGCGCCCCTATGACCATCAATTTAGCTAAAAATGGTTACAATATCAAAGCATGGAATCGCACGGAAAAGCGCCCTTCAACCCAGTTAGTAAAGGAAAAAGGAATCACCGTCACAGCAACCATTGCCGAAGCCGTGGCGGATGCAGAAATAATTTTTACCTGCTTAGGAGACGTGCCGGATGTGGAAGAAGTTATATTTAATAGAGGGGGAATTACGGAAAATGCCCCAGCCAAAAGTTTAATCGTTGATTTTAGCACCATTGGCTCCCAAGGAGCGAAAAATATCGCCCAAGGTTTACAAGAGAAAGGTTTTAGGTTTCTCGATGCGCCCATTTCTGGGGGTGATATTGGCGCACAAAATGGCACTTTAACTGTTATGGTGGGAGGAAAAGAAACAGATTTTCAGCAATGTTTACCCTATTTTCAAGCAGTGGGCAAAAATATCGTTTATTGTGGCGACACAGGAAGCGGACAAGCTGTCAAATTGTGTAATCAAGTGTTAGTATCGTTATATATGGTGGGCATTTGTGAAGCGTTACAACTGGCAAAAACACAAAATATTAACCCCCAGTTGGTGGTGGATGTTTGTGGCACTGGTGCAGCCGCTTCATGGGCGTTAAGTAATCTTGCCCCGAAAATCATTGCCGAAGATTATCAACCCGGTTTTATGATTCAACATATTTTGAAAGATTTACGTCTAGTAGCAGAAATTTCGGGAGATGACGTTTCCTCTTTAGGCACAAAATTAGCCCGTCAATTATTCCAAAAAGCTGGTGAATTAAATGACGGGCAAGGTTTACAAGAAGGCACTCAAGCAATGATGAAGGCTTATTTAACTGACGTTACGCACTGATTCAAATGTTAAGTTAAGGGAGGTTTCAGGTAGCAGGTTTCAGGTTTAAAACCCTTCCCTAAATAGACTCT
It encodes:
- a CDS encoding serine/threonine protein kinase, giving the protein MFKPISDLVKSLNKDSGELLANRYKIGSMVGRGAMGQVYKAEDQNFNGTIVAVKFLSQALLDDKMRERFQREARISALLGEQSPHIVRVKDYGLDQSQVPFYVMEYLEGYDLDQLIKNKPLSLAKFLSLTRQICLGLECAHNGILVNNELAPIIHRDIKPSNIFLAKDPQITHFVKILDFGIAQIHNPEETQSQKSFMGTPQYCSPEQMAEDELKPTSDIYSLGVLMYEMLTQTTPIESEAHNFQAWYRAHNEFTPKKLPSYLELPQDLSTMIMACLEKKPQNRPQNIGEILRLITALDREFNQSKNTQTNKILSPLETIYNQSKWPDDKPQKKIVFPTITEAQEGNFASLWTMLETQEVNIFQEKSTFCFTHFMCQENPHPMILWVNLLYNRQYEPKWLPCYLDIKTDLGYQIATTLVNQKRYDILLFELGRINRYKEKLPIKISAEKLKQLQGFLLKTSSWQGKKQPDASKILLKKQFESVKTTILSAVSRRKFH
- the accC gene encoding acetyl-CoA carboxylase biotin carboxylase subunit, which produces MSFSKILIANRGEIALRIIHSCEEMGIATVAVHSTIDRHSLHVKLADESVCIGPPSSNKSYLNIPNIISAALTRGAEAIHPGYGFLAENARFAQICADHQLHFIGPRPESIIAMGDKSTAKKTMQQAGVPTIPGSKGLLTDAQEALRVAAEIGYPVIIKATAGGGGRGMRLVKQEADLVRLFNAAQGEAEAAFGNGGVYLEKFIELPRHIEFQILADSYGNVVHLGERDCSIQRRHQKLLEEAPSAVLNPKLRQKMGNAAVKAAKSINYVGAGTVEFLVDKYNNFYFMEMNTRIQVEHPVTEMITGLDLIREQITIAQGERLSFRQQDVELRGHAIECRINAEDPNHDFRPHPGKIIAYLPPGGPGVRMDSFVYPDYEIPPYYDSLIGKLIVWGKDRETAIKRMKRALRECAITGVPTTIDFHRQILDHPEFLAGNVYTNFVERNFLN
- the wcaF gene encoding colanic acid biosynthesis acetyltransferase WcaF, which gives rise to MSENLSDSAEPILDAKPYINLSQYRQPNFDRGRPQWFIFLWWLIEGIVFPLTPHNFYGIRRGLLKLFGAKIGQGVVIRPSARILFPWKVEIGDYSWIGDNVYLYSLNEIKIGCHSVISQNSYLCTGSHDINDIHFSLTTAPIAIGNGVWVASDCFIAPGVKIGANTVIGARSTVLKNIPHEVIAWGSPCQVRQKRSLN
- the petG gene encoding cytochrome b6-f complex subunit PetG, with translation MIEPLLLGIVLGLIPVTLMGLFVAAYRQYKRTNEIGVE
- a CDS encoding ParA family protein — protein: MGYIISTVNMKGGVGKTTLTVNLATCLANNFKKKVLVLDLDSQISATLSLLPPQEFGQLRKKRKTLSYLIDGVIQPNPYAKLTVQDIITKSVCEVDTLELLPGDIELYDEFLVSEMLHKEAVEAGKTDHFERVWNNFERVLIDTIIHPVVEEYDFIIMDCAPGYNLLTRSALAASDFYLLPARPEPLSLVGIQLLERRIKNLKKSHEERDPLSLELLGIVFVLSETGLFGRSDRYYSQVKKRVEQDFTQNKIFATDIPMDVNVAKAVDMFTPVVLSAPSTSASKAFVKLTEDFLTKINKN
- a CDS encoding RNA polymerase sigma factor, RpoD/SigA family, with the protein product MPTAKVNAMDKKKVNTVDMVRTYLQEIGKVPLLSHEQEIVFGKQVQMMMSLYGEKESLAEKLDREPTWEEWAEVVNQTPADLKKLIYQGKRAKQKMIEANLRLVVAIAKKYQKRNMEFLDLIQEGSLGLERGVEKFDPTKGFKFSTYAYWWIRQAITRAIAQQARTIRLPIHITEKLNKIKKTQRELSQKLGRSPNQAEIARALDLEPAQIREYFSIARQPISLDVKVGDNQDTELSELLEDEGLSPDKYITQESMRHDLHRLLDELTPQQQEVVKLRFGLDDGRELSLAKIGQRMSISRERVRQLEQQALAHLRKKRGSVKEYIVTA
- the nrtS gene encoding nitrate/nitrite transporter NrtS, with protein sequence MKQQIISYGKDLINPQCAKKAIPVALFVGTTLFMINHGTALIKGEMNQERWTSALLSYIIPYFVSIHGQWSSKQKPPPKAGRFQSQDQN
- a CDS encoding DUF2993 domain-containing protein, encoding MSNHQKKSDLIARFLSPAIKLWVRSQLDSLEDFSIHIEAKDRDILKGKIKSVTIEAKQVIYKGICVNQALLNTINIEVNLGSILRGKPLKLLHPIYIVGEINLNEKDLQESLKSNLLTQGLTDFVKLLLQHEAIIETEIFNHNIKWNYINLEHNFITLNGNIIKTSSQEKSITIKTKLMIDNSQKLLFDSLYIEGIEEINNKTISNFVINLGNDVELEKLIIDKNHLLCSGKIKVVS
- a CDS encoding fructosamine kinase family protein; translation: MWTEIISALHRYTDFELVKTISVGGGCINQAYRLQGKNNSYFVKLNQPSAVDMFRVEAFALQEIYHTDTIKVPQPICWGATDKHSYLILQWLDMTKGNSQGWQKMGQNLALLHRVEGAEFGWGENNTIGTTPQINDYHHNWAEFFAEKRIGYQLKLARVKGAGFGNTEKIINAVYNQLSTHQPQPSPLHGDLWGGNAGFLSTNEPLIYDPAFYYGDREADIAMTELFGGFPPAFYQGYNQQWALNQGYQQRKIIYNLYHILNHFNLFGSTYSAQAQAMINQII
- a CDS encoding DUF3038 domain-containing protein, with protein sequence MMNENPAPSTPSPLEYNLSLIYLGILSLEIETRLNVIPQNKTDLNFVVDNVIKLLKKNQELLYRVVSLWEQIETLQSDQEYYGTIKDYIENFKESVENYEKFKLNLPSDKIKDIALNTLTELLFYSGISGEKLLRNKLENLLPQG
- a CDS encoding transporter substrate-binding domain-containing protein; amino-acid sequence: MWSKLFLGVFFSIFFGIFNPVKGAETIEMTYTPLSFSLDISSLENFANTGEINAQLRQYTKSLDKESLAVNQLSNLSAEDLTASYGKNPPVAIIPPRLNPPDSQSQSIIDDIKSKGVLKVAFPQNTPPFGFVDGEGRWGGYCGFLTREFTTYLQEKLNLDFELNISHFPVSSTSNFNLVKNNQVHFECGTNVIDSQQDKVAFSVPFFVTGNKFLVSNTSNLNPNQSLNNYNIAVVKNSRHNNFIRAKYPQAKTTFKDCIFAIYPPCNELHG